In Harmonia axyridis chromosome 6, icHarAxyr1.1, whole genome shotgun sequence, a single window of DNA contains:
- the LOC123682560 gene encoding myosin heavy chain, muscle isoform X33 yields MPKAPAGQEDEDPTPYLFVSLEQKRIDQTKPYDAKKSCWVPDEKEGFVLGEIKGTKGDLVTVGVPGGETKDFKKEQVTQVNPPKYEKAEDMSNLTYLNDASVLHNLKQRYYAKLIYTYSGLFCVAINPYKRFPVYTNRCAKLYRGKRRNEVPPHIFAISDGAYVNMLTNNENQSMLITGESGAGKTENTKKVIAYFATVGASSKKPTEEEKKKGTLEDQVVQTNPVLEAFGNAKTVRNDNSSRFGKFIRIHFGPTGKLAGADIETYLLEKARVISQQTLERSYHIFYQMMSGAVPGLKDMCLLSNNVNDYHFVAQGKTTIPNVDDGEECTITDQAFDVLGFTQEEKDNIYKITASVMHMGCMKFKQRGREEQAEPDGTEGGEQVAKLLGIDQNALYQALCKPRIKVGNEFVTQGRNVNQVSYSVGAMSKAMFDRLFKFLVKKCNETLDTKQKRQHFIGVLDIAGFEIFDFNGFEQLCINFTNEKLQQFFNHHMFVLEQEEYQREGIEWAFIDFGMDLLACIELIEKPMGILSILEEESMFPKATDRTFEEKLNTNHLGKSPNFLKPKPPKPGQQAAHFAIGHYAGNVPYNITGWLEKNKDPLNDTVVDLYKKGTNKLLVEIFADHPGQSGSAADAKGGRGKKGGGFATVSSAYKEQLNNLMTTLRSTQPHFVRCIIPNEMKQPGVIDSHLVMHQLTCNGVLEGIRICRKGFPNRMVYPDFKLRYMILAPATMAKEKDPKEAASKCLKEVGLDADSYRIGHTKVFFRAGVLGQMEELRDERLGKIVTWMQSWARGYLSRKEFKKLQEQRLALQVCQRNLRKYLKLRTWPWYKLWQKVRPLLNVTRIEDEIAKLEEKAKKAEEAYERESKAKKELEGLYSKLLAEKTELLNSLEGEKGSLSETQERANKLQAQKNDLESQLQETQDRLSQEEDARNQLNQQKKKLEQEIGGYKKDVEDLELNLQKAEQDKATKEHQIRNLNDEIAHQDELINKLNKEKKLSGENNQKISEELQAAEDKVNHLNKVKAKLEQTLDELEDSLEREKKLRGDVEKSKRKVEGDLKLTQEAVADLERNKKELEQTIQRKDKEISSLTAKLEDEQSVVGKLQKQIKELQSRIEELEEEVEAERQARAKAEKQRADLARELEELGERLEEAGGATSAQIELNKKREAELAKLRRDLEESNIQHESTLANLRKKHNDAVSEMGEQIDQLNKLKAKAEKEKAQYFGELNDLRASVDHLANEKAAVEKVSKQLSQQLNDVQAKLDETNRTLNDFDAAKKKLSIENSDLLRQLEEAESQVSQLSKIKVSLTTQLEDTKRLADEEGRERATLLGKFRNLEHDLDNIREQVEEEAEAKADIQRQLSKANAEAQLWRQKYESEGIARSEELEEAKRKLQARLAEAEETIESLNQKVVALEKTKQRLATEVEDLQLEVDRANAIANAAEKKQKAFDKIIGEWKLKVDDLAAELDASQKECRNYSTELFRLKGAYEEGQEQLEAVRRENKNLADEVKDLLDQIGEGGRNIHEIEKARKRLEAEKDELQAALEEAEAALEQEENKVLRAQLELSQVRQEIDRRIQEKEEEFENTRKNHQRALDSMQASLEAEAKGKAEALRMKKKLEADINELEIALDHANKANAEAQKTIKRYQQQLKDTQTALEEEQRARDEAREQLGISERRANALQNELEESRTLLEQADRARRQAEQELGDAHEQLNDLSAQNSSLSAAKRKLESELQTLHSDLDELLNEAKNSEEKAKKAMVDAARLADELRAEQDHAQTQEKLRKALETQIKDLQVRLDEAEANALKGGKKAIQKLEQRVRELENELDGEQRRHADAQKNLRKSERRIKELSFQAEEDRKNHERMQDLVDKLQQKIKTYKRQIEEAEEIAALNLAKFRKAQQELEEAEERADLAEQAISKFRAKGRAPSVTRGASPAPRQRALDGLGGTFPPRFDLANEDF; encoded by the exons ATGCCTAAAGCACCAGCAGGTCAAGAAGACGAAGATCCAACCCCATACTTGTTCGTATCTCTCGAACAGAAACGTATTGACCAGACTAAGCCCTATGATGCCAAGAAATCATGCTGGGTACCGGACGAGAAGGAAGGTTTTGTCCTTGGAGAGATCAAGGGTACCAAAGGAGACCTTGTCACCGTTGGTGTTCCTGGAGGAGAG ACCAAGGACTTCAAGAAGGAGCAAGTAACTCAAGTCAACCCACCTAAGTACGAAAAAGCCGAGGATATGTCAAACTTGACATACCTCAACGATGCTTCAGTTTTACATAACTTGAAGCAAAGATATTATGCTAAGCTTATCTAT ACCTACTCAGGGCTTTTCTGTGTTGCTATTAACCCCTACAAGCGTTTCCCTGTATATACCAACCGTTGTGCCAAGTTATACCGTGGTAAAAGGCGTAATGAAGTACCACCACACATCTTCGCCATTTCTGATGGTGCTTATGTCAACATGTTGACCA ACAATGAAAATCAATCTATGTTGATTAC TGGTGAGTCTGGTGCTGGTAAAACTGAAAACACGAAAAAGGTAATTGCCTACTTCGCCACCGTTGGTGCTTCATCCAAGAAGCCCACtgaagaagaaaagaagaagGGTACTCTTGAAGATCAAGTTGTACAAACTAACCCTGTACTTGAAGCTTTCGGTAACGCCAAGACAGTGCGTAACGACAACTCTTCTCGTTTC GGTAAATTCATCCGTATTCACTTCGGTCCTACTGGTAAACTTGCTGGTGCTGATATTGAAACTT ATCTACTTGAGAAGGCTCGTGTCATCTCCCAGCAAACTCTTGAAAGATCTTACCACATTTTCTACCAGATGATGTCTGGTGCCGTTCCTGGACTTAAAG ATATGTGTTTGTTGTCCAATAATGTCAACGACTACCACTTCGTTGCACAAGGTAAAACTACTATTCCAAATGTAGATGATGGCGAAGAATGCACCATCACTGAT CAAGCTTTCGATGTACTTGGTTTCACCCAAGAAGAAAAAGACAACATCTACAAGATCACTGCCTCTGTTATGCACATGGGTTGCATGAAATTCAAGCAAAGGGGTCGTGAAGAACAGGCTGAACCAGATGGCACAGAA GGAGGTGAACAAGTTGCCAAACTTCTGGGTATTGACCAAAATGCCTTGTACCAAGCTTTGTGCAAACCAAGAATCAAAGTCGGTAACGAGTTCGTCACCCAAGGTCGTAATGTCAACCAAGTATCATACTCCGTTGGTGCCATGTCAAAGGCCATGTTTGACAGGCTCTTCAAGTTCTTGGTCAAGAAGTGTAACGAAACTCTTGACACAAAACAAAAGAGACAACACTTCATTGGTGTACTTGATATTGCAGGTTTTGAAATCTTCGAT TTCAATGGATTTGAACAACTTTGCATCAACTTCACCAATGAGAAATTGCAACAATTCTTTAACCACCACATGTTTGTGTTGGAACAAGAAGAATACCAAAGAGAAGGAATTGAATGGGCTTTCATTGATTTTGGCATGGATTTGTTAGCCTGTATCGAACTTATCGAAAAG CCTATGGGTATCCTCTCCATCCTTGAAGAAGAATCTATGTTCCCCAAAGCTACTGACAGGACCTTTGAAGAAAAGTTGAACACCAACCACTTGGGTAAATCACCCAACTTCTTGAAACCAAAACCACCAAAGCCTGGTCAGCAAGCTGCCCACTTCGCCATTGGGCATTATGCTGGTAAT GTACCATACAACATCACCGGTTGGTTGGAAAAGAACAAGGACCCCTTGAACGACACTGTTGTCGATCTCTACAAGAAGGGTACCAATAAACTGTTGGTAGAAATCTTCGCTGATCACCCAGGTCAATCTGGTAGCGCAGCTGATGCTAAAG GTGGACGTGGTAAGAAGGGAGGTGGTTTTGCTACTGTATCTTCTGCCTACAAG GAACAATTGAACAACTTGATGACCACCTTGAGATCTACCCAACCTCACTTCGTACGTTGTATCATTCCCAATGAAATGAAACAACCTGGAGTCATTGATTCTCACTTGGTTATGCACCAGTTGACTTGTAACGGTGTACTTGAAGGTATCCGTATCTGTAGGAAAGGTTTCCCCAACAGGATGGTCTACCCTGACTTCAAACTACG TTACATGATCTTAGCTCCAGCTACAATGGCAAAAGAAAAGGATCCTAAAGAGGCAGCTAGCAAATGTCTTAAAGAAGTCGGTCTTGATGCTGACAGTTACAGAATTGGACACACTAAG GTATTCTTCCGTGCTGGAGTCTTGGGTCAGATGGAAGAACTACGTGACGAACGTCTTGGAAAGATTGTCACCTGGATGCAATCTTGGGCTCGTGGTTACTTGTCCAGGAAGGAGTTCAAGAAACTACAAGAGCAACGTTTGGCTCTCCAAGTTTGCCAGAGGAACTTGCGCAAATACCTAAAGTTGCGCACATGGCCATGGTACAAACTCTGGCAGAAGGTCAGACCACTCCTCAACGTCACCCGTATCGAGGATGAGATTGCT AAACTGGAAGAGAAGGCAAAGAAGGCTGAAGAAGCTTATGAACGTGAATCCAAAGCCAAGAAGGAGCTCGAGGGTCTTTACTCCAAACTTTTGGCTGAAAAGACTGAGCTCTTGAACTCTTTGGAAGGAGAGAAGGGATCTCTTTCTGAAACTCAAGAAAGGGCCAACAAATTGCAAGCCCAGAAGAACGACTTGGAATCTCAACTCCAG GAAACTCAAGACCGTTTGAGCCAAGAAGAGGATGCCCGCAACCAACTTAACCAACAAAAGAAGAAGTTGGAACAAGAAATTGGCGGTTACAAGAAGGACGTTGAAGACTTGGAACTCAATCTCCAAAAGGCTGAACAAGACAAAGCCACTAAGGAACACCAAATCAGAAACTTGAACGATGAAATCGCTCACCAAGACGAGCTCATCAACAAGTTGAACAAAGAGAAGAAACTTTCTGGAGAAAACAACCAGAAGATCTCTGAGGAACTCCAAGCTGCCGAAGACAAAGTCAACCATCTCAACAAGGTTAAAGCCAAATTGGAACAAACCTTGGACGAGCTTGAAGACTCCCTCGAAAGAGAGAAGAAACTTCGTGGAGATGTTGAGAAATCCAAGAGGAAGGTTGAAGGTGACTTGAAACTCACCCAAGAAGCTGTCGCTGACTTGGAACGCAACAAGAAGGAACTCGAACAGACCATCCAACGCAAAGACAAGGAAATCTCATCCCTCACTGCCAAACTGGAGGACGAACAATCCGTTGTTGGAAAACTCCAGAAACAAATCAAGGAACTCCAATCTCGCATCGAAGAATTGGAAGAGGAAGTCGAAGCTGAACGTCAAGCTCGTGCCAAGGCTGAAAAACAACGTGCTGATTTGGCCAGAGAATTGGAAGAACTTGGTGAGCGTTTGGAAGAAGCTGGTGGTGCCACTTCTGCCCAAATCGAACTCAACAAGAAACGTGAGGCTGAACTCGCCAAGCTCCGCAGGGATCTTGAGGAATCCAACATCCAACACGAAAGCACTCTCGCCAACCTTCGCAAGAAGCACAACGATGCTGTTTCCGAAATGGGTGAACAAATCGACCAACTCAACAAACTCAAGGCAAA GGCTGAAAAAGAGAAGGCTCAATACTTCGGCGAACTCAACGACTTACGTGCATCTGTGGACCATTTGGCTAACGAAAAG GCTGCTGTTGAAAAGGTATCCAAACAACTCTCTCAACAACTCAACGACGTTCAGGCTAAACTTGATGAAACCAACCGTACCCTCAATGACTTCGACGCTGCCAAGAAGAAGTTGTCCATCGAGAACTCTGACTTGCTCAGACAACTCGAGGAAGCCGAATCTCAAGTTTCTCAACTCAGCAAGATCAAGGTATCACTCACCACTCAATTGGAAGACACCAAGAGGTTAGCCGATGAAGAAGGTCGCGAACGTGCCACACTCCTTGGCAAATTCCGTAATCTTGAACACGACTTGGACAACATCCGTGAACAAGTTGAGGAAGAAGCTGAAGCTAAGGCTGACATCCAACGTCAACTCAGCAAAGCCAACGCTGAAGCCCAATTGTGGAGACAGAAATACGAATCTGAAGGTATCGCCCGCTCTGAAGAACTTGAAGAAGCTAAGAGGAAACTCCAAGCTCGTTTGGCTGAAGCTGAAGAGACCATCGAATCACTCAACCAGAAAGTCGTTGCCCTCGAGAAGACCAAACAGAGATTGGCTACTGAAGTCGAAGATCTCCAACTCGAAGTCGACCGTGCCAACGCAATTGCCAATGCTGCTGAAAAGAAACAGAAGGCATTCGACAAAATCATTGGAGAATGGAAACTCAAGGTTGACGACCTTGCTGCTGAACTTGACGCCAGCCAGAAGGAATGCAGAAACTACTCCACCGAATTGTTCAGACTCAAGGGAGCTTACGAAGAAGGACAAGAACAATTGGAAGCTGTCAGACGTGAAAACAAGAACTTGGCTGATGAAGTCAAGGACCTTCTTGACCAAATCGGCGAAGGTGGACGCAACATCCATGAAATCGAAAAGGCCAGGAAACGTTTGGAAGCTGAAAAGGACGAATTACAAGCCGCTCTCGAAGAAGCTGAAGCCGCTCTTGAACAGGAAGAAAACAAGGTACTCCGTGCCCAATTGGAACTCTCTCAAGTACGTCAAGAAATCGACCGCCGCATCCAAGAGAAAGAGGAGGAATTCGAAAACACCAGGAAGAACCACCAACGTGCCCTCGACTCCATGCAAGCTTCCCTCGAGGCTGAAGCCAAGGGTAAAGCTGAGGCCCTTCGCATGAAGAAGAAGTTGGAAGCCGACATCAACGAACTCGAAATTGCATTGGACCACGCCAACAAG GCTAATGCTGAGGCCCAAAAGACCATCAAACGCTACCAACAACAACTCAAGGATACCCAGACTGCCCTCGAAGAAGAACAACGTGCACGTGACGAAGCCCGTGAACAACTTGGAATCTCTGAACGTCGTGCTAATGCTCTTCAGAACGAACTTGAAGAATCTCGCACACTTTTGGAACAAGCTGACCGTGCCAGACGTCAAGCTGAACAAGAATTGGGAGATGCCCATGAACAACTCAACGACCTCTCCGCCCAGAACTCATCCTTGTCTGCTGCCAAGAGGAAACTCGAAAGCGAACTCCAAACCCTCCACTCCGACCTCGACGAACTTCTCAACGAAGCCAAGAACTCCGAAGAGAAGGCCAAGAAGGCTATGGTTGATGCTGCCCGTCTAGCTGATGAACTCAGAGCCGAACAAGACCACGCTCAAACTCAAGAAAAACTCCGCAAGGCCCTCGAAACACAAATCAAGGACCTCCAAGTTCGTCTTGATGAAGCCGAGGCCAATGCCCTTAAGGGAGGAAAGAAGGCCATCCAGAAATTGGAACAACGTGTCAGAGAATTGGAGAACGAATTAGACGGAGAACAGAGGAGACACGCTGACGCCCAGAAGAACCTCAGGAAGTCCGAGAGACGTATCAAGGAATTGAGCTTCCAGGCTGAAGAAGACCGCAAGAACCACGAACGTATGCAAGACTTGGTTGACAAACTCCAACAGAAGATCAAGACCTACAAGAGGCAGATCGAAGAAGCCGAAGAAATTGCTGCCCTCAACTTGGCCAAATTCCGCAAGGCACAACAGGAATTGGAAGAAGCTGAAGAACGCGCTGATCTTGCCGAACAAGCTATTTCCAAATTCAGAGCGAAGGGACGTGCCCCATCTGTCACCAGAGGAGCCAGCCCAGCA CCTCGCCAACGCGCCCTTGATGGCTTAGGAGGAACCTTCCCACCTAGGTTCGACCTTGCAAATGAAGATTTTTAA